In Campylobacter suis, the following proteins share a genomic window:
- the coaD gene encoding pantetheine-phosphate adenylyltransferase has product MMKACIYPGTFDPITNGHVDVIKRAIKIFDKVIVAVAKSDSKHPMFDTDMRVKMVQMSVQNLPCVRVERFDNLLVDFAKERSINTVIRGLRAVSDFEYELQIGYANAALWEEFETVYLMPSLKNAFISSSIVRSVLSHKGDVSKLVPHEILPFLSEKN; this is encoded by the coding sequence ATAATGAAAGCATGTATCTATCCAGGGACATTTGACCCGATAACAAACGGGCATGTTGATGTTATAAAAAGAGCGATAAAGATCTTTGATAAAGTTATCGTTGCGGTTGCAAAAAGTGATAGTAAGCACCCAATGTTTGATACTGATATGCGCGTTAAAATGGTACAAATGTCAGTTCAAAACTTACCATGTGTGAGAGTCGAGAGGTTTGATAATTTACTTGTTGATTTTGCCAAAGAGCGCAGTATAAATACAGTCATTCGTGGGCTTCGTGCCGTTAGTGACTTTGAGTATGAACTGCAAATTGGCTATGCAAATGCTGCACTTTGGGAGGAATTTGAGACAGTTTATCTTATGCCAAGCCTAAAAAACGCCTTCATATCAAGCTCTATAGTTCGTTCTGTTTTAAGTCATAAAGGCGATGTTAGCAAGCTAGTTCCGCATGAAATTTTGCCATTTTTAAGTGAGAAAAACTAA
- a CDS encoding UbiX family flavin prenyltransferase produces the protein MKAVIGISGASGAGLGIKLAFALDEICDTHLIVSNGARDVLSFESGISLDNMLLDFKGKIYQNTDLSAQISSGSFMSDVVFITPCSISTLGKIASGISDTLITRVAAVALKQRQRLVLGVREMPFSTLNLEQMAKLSSYGAVIAPPVLGYYADSKSVDEIENFIIGKWLDAANIKNKFYKRWQEI, from the coding sequence ATGAAAGCGGTTATTGGCATAAGTGGCGCAAGTGGCGCAGGGCTTGGGATAAAGCTTGCTTTTGCACTTGATGAAATTTGTGATACACATCTAATAGTAAGCAATGGAGCAAGAGATGTTTTATCGTTTGAAAGTGGAATAAGTCTAGATAATATGCTTTTGGATTTTAAAGGTAAAATTTATCAAAATACCGACCTATCAGCCCAGATCTCATCTGGCTCGTTTATGAGCGATGTTGTTTTTATCACTCCTTGCTCTATTAGCACTCTTGGTAAAATAGCCTCTGGTATCAGCGATACGCTTATTACAAGGGTTGCAGCCGTTGCGCTAAAACAAAGACAGCGTCTAGTCCTTGGCGTAAGAGAGATGCCATTTTCCACACTAAATTTAGAGCAGATGGCAAAACTTTCAAGCTACGGAGCAGTGATAGCACCACCGGTTTTAGGCTACTACGCAGACTCAAAAAGTGTGGATGAGATTGAAAATTTTATCATAGGTAAGTGGCTTGATGCGGCTAATATCAAAAACAAATTTTACAAAAGATGGCAGGAGATATAA
- the flgA gene encoding flagellar basal body P-ring formation chaperone FlgA: MYCVKEDAITLKTFGFEGEDNEILNLLYRRATKIDSSKLSEILTANFKSFVDKSGGSVAFVKDCIAMDFLQERFLRELSDRFIGINVSSIRFEAQSQLESGLKFREIFLGENVKSTGTFRAAFEKNDFSLKNVYFVYSFDAQMPVFIALNELKPKSILGATDYAKHFVDFNKFDRGSLLSFSTARLVSRANIKPGEVLLKRHFIELSLINKGDKLNAVINEGALSVITEVTALGSGNLGELISVKTNDGKIYKATVSSKKEVIIR; the protein is encoded by the coding sequence TTAAAGAGGATGCTATTACACTAAAAACATTTGGCTTTGAGGGCGAAGATAACGAAATTTTAAACCTTTTATATCGCCGTGCTACAAAAATAGACAGCTCAAAGCTTAGTGAGATTTTAACTGCAAATTTTAAAAGTTTTGTTGACAAAAGTGGCGGAAGTGTTGCCTTTGTTAAAGATTGTATAGCAATGGACTTCTTGCAAGAGAGGTTTTTAAGAGAGCTTAGCGATAGATTTATAGGTATTAATGTATCAAGCATAAGGTTTGAAGCACAATCACAACTAGAAAGTGGGTTAAAATTTAGAGAAATTTTTCTAGGCGAAAATGTAAAATCCACAGGAACCTTCAGGGCTGCTTTTGAAAAAAATGATTTTAGCCTTAAAAATGTCTATTTTGTTTATAGTTTTGATGCACAAATGCCAGTTTTTATAGCGTTAAATGAACTAAAACCAAAAAGCATTTTGGGGGCTACTGATTATGCAAAACACTTTGTTGATTTTAATAAATTTGACCGTGGCTCTCTCTTAAGCTTTAGTACTGCTCGACTTGTTTCAAGGGCAAATATAAAACCTGGAGAGGTACTTTTAAAGCGCCACTTTATCGAGCTTTCTTTGATAAATAAAGGCGATAAGCTAAATGCAGTCATAAATGAAGGCGCACTAAGTGTCATAACCGAAGTTACGGCTCTTGGAAGCGGAAATTTAGGAGAGCTAATAAGCGTAAAAACAAACGATGGCAAAATTTACAAAGCAACAGTAAGCTCGAAAAAAGAGGTTATAATAAGATGA